One genomic region from Natrinema caseinilyticum encodes:
- a CDS encoding pyridoxal phosphate-dependent aminotransferase: MTGFADRVEDVSISGIRKVFEAAGEDAINLGLGQPDFPTPDHARRGAIEAIESGMADAYTSNKGTLQLREAIAEKYDRDYGYDLDPADIIATSGGSGALHLALEAHVNPGAEVIVPDPGFVSYDALTRIADGTPRPVPLREDLTLDPATVEEAITDDTAAFVVNSPANPTGAVQSESDMREFARIADEHDVLCLSDEVYEHILFEGEHHSPFDFAETDNVVVISACSKTYSMTGWRIGWVVASNRRIERMLRVQQYGQACASAPAQYAAEAALTGPQETVQEMVDTFERRRDLVLDGLTDAGLEVPTPEGAFYAMPKVPDGWCDEVLDRGVIVVPGDAFGANGEGYARLSYATGTEELKQALEIIDEATRAVR, from the coding sequence ATGACTGGGTTTGCAGATCGAGTCGAAGACGTGTCGATCAGCGGCATTCGAAAGGTCTTCGAAGCCGCGGGCGAAGACGCGATCAATCTCGGGCTCGGACAGCCCGATTTCCCGACGCCGGACCACGCGCGCCGCGGCGCCATCGAGGCGATCGAATCCGGGATGGCCGACGCCTACACGTCGAACAAGGGCACGCTCCAGTTGCGCGAGGCGATCGCCGAGAAGTACGACCGGGATTACGGCTACGATCTCGACCCGGCGGACATCATCGCGACGTCGGGCGGAAGCGGGGCCTTGCACCTCGCGCTCGAGGCCCACGTCAATCCGGGAGCGGAAGTGATCGTTCCGGATCCGGGCTTCGTCTCGTACGATGCGCTGACTCGCATCGCCGACGGTACGCCAAGGCCGGTCCCGCTTCGCGAGGACCTGACGCTCGACCCGGCAACGGTCGAGGAGGCGATCACGGACGATACGGCGGCGTTCGTCGTCAACAGTCCGGCGAACCCGACGGGGGCCGTCCAGAGCGAGAGCGATATGCGCGAGTTCGCCCGCATCGCCGACGAACACGACGTCCTCTGTCTCTCCGACGAGGTCTACGAGCACATCCTCTTCGAGGGCGAACACCACTCGCCGTTCGACTTCGCCGAGACGGACAACGTGGTCGTTATCAGCGCCTGTTCGAAGACCTACTCGATGACCGGCTGGCGCATCGGCTGGGTCGTCGCCTCCAACCGCCGAATCGAGCGCATGCTCCGCGTCCAGCAGTACGGTCAGGCCTGTGCTTCCGCGCCCGCCCAGTACGCCGCCGAAGCCGCGCTGACGGGGCCACAGGAGACGGTGCAGGAGATGGTCGACACGTTCGAACGACGCAGGGATCTCGTCCTCGACGGCCTCACGGATGCCGGTCTCGAGGTGCCGACCCCGGAAGGGGCCTTCTACGCGATGCCGAAAGTGCCCGACGGGTGGTGTGACGAGGTGCTCGACCGGGGCGTAATCGTCGTCCCGGGCGACGCGTTCGGCGCGAACGGCGAGGGGTACGCGCGACTCTCGTATGCGACCGGAACGGAGGAGTTGAAACAGGCTCTCGAGATCATCGACGAGGCGACGCGGGCGGTTCGGTAA
- a CDS encoding TIGR04024 family LLM class F420-dependent oxidoreductase, with product MNAELDLLIRLGDYDRPQEVGDRAVQAEELGFDRITVGETTGWNIVPPLTLAADRTDELGISTDVVSPYGRTPAMLAQTALTLQDTADGRYRFGIGPSSPAITERWHGMDFDRPLRRTREVIEIMRAVYEEGNPAYEGDIFEIPGLGYERGPTENPPPIDVGTLGPKATEMAGRFGDGWTPQMFTADGLRDRLEDLERGANLADKDLSDLRVAPIVRVIAGEDREEARRKARSTIAFMLGAYGPYYGNSVAKQGHEDVVEDIRAAWDDRDTDAMAAALPDEVLDDLAPAGTPDEVREWLTSYGEIDGVDAVRVGFVNGMSEDDKRTTMEAVADLV from the coding sequence GTGAACGCCGAACTGGACTTGCTGATTCGTCTCGGTGACTACGATCGCCCACAGGAAGTCGGTGACCGCGCCGTTCAGGCGGAAGAACTGGGCTTCGACCGGATTACGGTCGGCGAAACGACCGGGTGGAACATCGTTCCGCCGCTGACGCTGGCCGCTGACCGCACCGACGAACTCGGCATCTCGACCGACGTCGTCTCGCCGTACGGTCGAACGCCGGCGATGCTCGCTCAGACCGCGCTCACGTTACAGGACACCGCTGACGGCCGGTACCGCTTCGGAATCGGACCGAGTTCGCCGGCGATTACGGAACGGTGGCACGGGATGGATTTCGACCGTCCGCTGCGCCGGACTCGAGAGGTGATCGAGATCATGCGCGCAGTCTACGAGGAAGGGAACCCTGCCTACGAAGGCGATATCTTCGAGATTCCGGGCCTCGGCTACGAACGGGGACCGACCGAGAACCCGCCGCCGATCGACGTCGGCACGCTCGGTCCGAAAGCCACCGAGATGGCCGGTCGCTTCGGCGACGGCTGGACACCACAGATGTTCACCGCCGACGGCCTCAGGGACCGACTCGAGGACCTCGAACGCGGCGCAAACCTCGCCGACAAGGATCTCTCGGACCTCCGCGTGGCCCCGATCGTCCGGGTAATCGCGGGCGAAGACCGCGAAGAAGCGCGCCGGAAGGCCCGTAGCACGATCGCGTTCATGCTGGGTGCCTACGGCCCCTACTACGGGAATTCGGTCGCGAAACAGGGACACGAGGACGTCGTCGAAGACATCCGTGCGGCCTGGGATGACCGCGACACGGACGCGATGGCCGCGGCGTTGCCCGACGAGGTTCTCGACGACCTCGCTCCCGCAGGTACCCCGGACGAGGTCCGCGAGTGGCTCACGTCTTACGGCGAGATCGACGGCGTCGATGCCGTTCGAGTCGGCTTCGTCAACGGCATGTCCGAAGACGACAAGCGAACGACGATGGAAGCGGTCGCCGACCTCGTCTAA
- a CDS encoding aldo/keto reductase, which translates to MVTDSIAGTVHAHGAVVPVLGLGTARMTGEDCQRAVETALSIGYRHLDTAQMYDNEAAVGRAIAESDVDRDDAFVVTKVHPRNAAPAAVRETTQASLERLELETVDLLLLHGPSDEAPLEATIEAMNDLQHDGLVDHIGISNFGVDGLEDAMAYSETPIVTNQVKYHPYQQPRDLFRYCVENEILLTAYSPLAVGGVIGDDRLAAIGDPYDKTPAQVALRWLVQQPFVAAIPKAARRSHIEANADIFDFELSAEEMRAIFELDGAVSDEMAPLWGRD; encoded by the coding sequence ATGGTCACGGATTCCATCGCCGGAACCGTCCACGCACACGGAGCGGTCGTGCCTGTCCTCGGGCTCGGCACGGCACGGATGACCGGCGAAGACTGTCAGCGCGCCGTCGAAACCGCACTGTCGATAGGCTATCGCCATCTCGATACCGCGCAGATGTACGACAACGAAGCGGCGGTCGGCCGTGCCATCGCCGAGAGCGACGTCGACCGCGACGACGCGTTCGTCGTGACGAAAGTCCACCCTCGCAACGCGGCCCCGGCCGCCGTCCGGGAGACGACGCAGGCGAGCCTCGAGCGACTCGAACTCGAAACGGTGGACCTCCTGTTGTTGCACGGGCCGAGCGACGAGGCGCCGCTCGAGGCGACGATCGAGGCGATGAACGACCTCCAGCACGACGGACTGGTCGACCACATCGGGATCAGCAATTTCGGCGTCGACGGACTCGAGGATGCCATGGCGTACTCGGAGACGCCGATCGTCACGAATCAGGTGAAGTACCACCCGTACCAGCAGCCACGGGACCTCTTCCGGTACTGCGTCGAGAACGAGATTCTTCTGACGGCGTACAGTCCGCTCGCGGTGGGTGGCGTCATCGGTGACGATCGGCTGGCAGCGATCGGCGACCCGTACGACAAGACGCCCGCGCAGGTGGCCCTGCGGTGGCTCGTCCAGCAACCGTTCGTGGCGGCCATTCCGAAGGCCGCGCGTCGGAGCCACATCGAGGCGAACGCGGACATTTTCGATTTCGAACTCTCGGCGGAGGAGATGCGCGCGATATTCGAACTCGACGGAGCGGTATCTGACGAGATGGCCCCGCTATGGGGACGGGACTGA
- the mce gene encoding methylmalonyl-CoA epimerase: MHFDHAGMATNDAEECAELFGDLFGLEVAHEEEFDDMYIVFLDCGSGGYFELLEPLTDDGTIASYVEANGSGIHHLALATDDIEAALETARDHDVRLIDEEPRPGAWGHTVAFLHPGDTSGFLMELVEH; encoded by the coding sequence ATGCACTTCGATCACGCGGGAATGGCGACGAACGATGCGGAGGAGTGTGCGGAACTGTTCGGCGACCTTTTCGGCCTCGAGGTCGCACACGAAGAGGAATTCGACGACATGTACATCGTCTTTCTCGACTGCGGGAGCGGCGGCTACTTCGAACTGCTCGAACCGCTCACCGACGACGGGACGATCGCCAGCTACGTCGAGGCGAACGGCTCGGGCATCCATCACCTGGCGCTCGCGACCGACGACATCGAGGCAGCCCTCGAGACGGCGCGCGATCACGACGTGCGGTTGATCGACGAGGAGCCGCGCCCGGGTGCGTGGGGTCACACGGTCGCTTTCCTCCATCCCGGGGACACCAGCGGGTTCCTGATGGAGCTCGTCGAGCACTGA
- a CDS encoding DUF6517 family protein, producing the protein MTLSRRSLLAGGAAGTITLTAGCLGFVLGNESLKFHSDRVAPTDQAITETGYAEQSVTEDVIERSGGVAGVERDFEASFWRSVYTKSVEYMGQEREGAAFAAVSIPGMEVAGRSLNPLDEMSNKELLERFMDQVQTDQGAIRNVTHEESFELEVLGDARTVDTFIGESELEGETIEIEINVTTFSHEGDMLVLLGLLPKMLTEESANVEVLVESAEHPVSG; encoded by the coding sequence ATGACTCTGTCTCGTCGATCGCTGCTCGCGGGGGGAGCGGCCGGAACGATAACCCTGACGGCGGGGTGTCTCGGGTTCGTTCTCGGCAACGAGTCGCTGAAGTTTCACTCGGACCGCGTCGCACCGACCGACCAGGCGATTACGGAAACCGGATACGCGGAGCAATCCGTCACAGAGGACGTCATCGAGCGATCGGGTGGGGTCGCCGGTGTCGAACGGGATTTCGAAGCGTCGTTCTGGCGCTCAGTCTACACGAAGAGCGTCGAGTACATGGGCCAAGAACGCGAGGGGGCCGCCTTCGCTGCCGTCTCGATTCCCGGAATGGAAGTCGCCGGCCGCTCCCTCAACCCCCTCGACGAGATGTCGAACAAGGAATTACTCGAGCGGTTCATGGACCAGGTCCAGACCGACCAGGGAGCGATCAGGAACGTCACACACGAGGAGTCGTTCGAACTCGAGGTTCTCGGCGACGCTCGCACGGTCGATACCTTCATCGGGGAATCCGAACTCGAAGGAGAGACGATCGAAATCGAGATCAACGTAACGACCTTCAGTCACGAGGGGGACATGCTCGTGCTCCTCGGCCTCCTCCCGAAGATGCTCACCGAAGAGTCGGCTAACGTGGAGGTACTGGTGGAATCGGCCGAGCATCCGGTCTCCGGTTGA
- a CDS encoding 2-oxoacid:acceptor oxidoreductase subunit alpha, whose product MAEDLNWAIGGEAGDGIDSTGKIFAQALSRAGRHVFTSKDFASRIRGGYTAYKIRTSVDQVQSVVDRLDILVALTQRTIDENLDELHDGSAIIYDGERSWEAEIPEEMTAVDVPLKSLAEDAGGAIMRNIVALGAACEITGFDVEYLDEALEKRFGGKGSKIVENNKEAARLGQEYVQENYDLDHLGYDVETTDNDYVLLNGNEAIGMGAIAAGCRFYAGYPITPATSIMEYLTGRIEDYGGHVVQAEDELSAINMALGAARSGARAMTATSGAGIDLMTETFGLVATSETPLVITDVQRSGPSTGMPTKQEQGDLNMALYGGHGEVPRFVVAPTSITECFWKTIEAFNYAEKYQTPVFLVSDLAMSVTEQTFPPEAFDMDDVEIDRGKLVGEDDVDEWLDEQGRFRAHAVTDDGISPRAIPGTTDGAHMSTGLEHDELGRRTEEEDERVQQVDKRNRKVETARNEEDWEYREFGDPDADNLVISWGSNEGALVEALEYLEDDGIDVRVISVPYLFPRPDLSEEIDAADETIVVECNANGQFADVIEHDVLTRVKRINKYTGVRFKADELADAITSKLSEEVPA is encoded by the coding sequence ATGGCTGAGGATCTCAACTGGGCGATCGGGGGCGAGGCCGGCGACGGTATCGACTCGACCGGAAAAATCTTCGCTCAGGCACTTTCCCGGGCCGGACGGCACGTGTTCACGTCGAAGGACTTCGCGTCGCGAATCCGCGGCGGCTACACTGCCTACAAGATTCGAACATCGGTCGACCAGGTGCAGAGCGTGGTCGATCGACTCGACATTCTGGTCGCACTCACCCAGCGGACGATCGACGAGAATCTCGACGAGCTTCACGACGGAAGCGCCATCATCTACGACGGCGAACGCTCGTGGGAAGCCGAAATACCGGAGGAGATGACGGCCGTCGACGTTCCGCTGAAGTCGCTGGCCGAAGACGCCGGCGGCGCGATCATGCGCAACATCGTCGCACTCGGTGCCGCGTGTGAGATTACCGGCTTCGACGTCGAATATCTCGACGAAGCGCTCGAAAAGCGCTTCGGCGGAAAGGGGTCGAAGATCGTCGAGAACAACAAGGAAGCTGCACGGCTCGGTCAGGAGTACGTTCAGGAAAACTACGACCTGGACCACCTCGGCTACGACGTCGAGACGACCGACAACGATTACGTCCTCCTCAACGGCAACGAAGCGATCGGCATGGGCGCGATCGCGGCCGGGTGCCGATTCTATGCCGGATATCCCATCACACCCGCGACGTCCATAATGGAGTATCTGACGGGGCGTATCGAAGACTACGGCGGTCACGTGGTTCAGGCCGAGGACGAGTTATCGGCGATCAACATGGCGCTGGGTGCCGCACGCTCCGGTGCCCGAGCGATGACCGCGACGTCGGGAGCCGGGATCGACCTCATGACCGAAACCTTCGGGTTGGTCGCAACCAGCGAGACGCCGCTTGTCATCACCGACGTCCAGCGTTCGGGCCCCTCGACGGGGATGCCGACGAAGCAGGAACAGGGTGACCTCAACATGGCGCTGTACGGCGGCCACGGCGAAGTGCCGCGGTTCGTCGTCGCCCCCACGTCGATCACCGAGTGTTTCTGGAAGACCATCGAAGCGTTCAACTACGCCGAGAAGTACCAGACACCGGTCTTTCTGGTTTCCGACCTGGCGATGTCGGTCACCGAACAGACGTTCCCACCGGAGGCGTTCGACATGGACGACGTCGAGATCGACCGCGGCAAACTCGTCGGCGAGGACGACGTCGACGAGTGGCTCGACGAACAAGGTCGATTCCGCGCACACGCCGTCACCGACGACGGGATCAGCCCGCGAGCGATCCCCGGCACGACCGACGGCGCGCACATGTCGACCGGCCTCGAGCACGACGAACTCGGGCGCCGAACCGAAGAAGAAGACGAGCGCGTCCAGCAGGTCGACAAGCGCAACCGGAAAGTCGAAACGGCCCGGAACGAAGAGGACTGGGAGTACCGCGAGTTCGGCGATCCGGACGCCGACAACCTCGTGATCTCCTGGGGGTCGAACGAAGGGGCGCTCGTCGAAGCGCTCGAGTACCTCGAGGACGACGGCATCGACGTGCGCGTCATCTCGGTTCCGTACCTCTTCCCGCGGCCGGACTTGAGCGAGGAAATCGACGCCGCGGACGAGACGATCGTCGTCGAGTGTAACGCGAACGGACAGTTCGCCGACGTGATCGAACACGACGTACTTACCCGCGTGAAACGCATCAACAAGTATACCGGCGTTCGCTTCAAAGCGGACGAACTCGCGGACGCGATTACCAGTAAACTCTCCGAGGAGGTGCCAGCATAA
- a CDS encoding DUF7344 domain-containing protein, which produces MVTLGTIFELLEDKRRRYLLYHLYEQEGPVGVDELVEKIEEWEDDPGRVGPDDRFERIAVDLKHTHLPKSADVEFVQYNPDEGVVQIQGTPPKFDILVTIARLIEEPDE; this is translated from the coding sequence ATGGTTACACTGGGTACGATATTTGAGTTACTCGAGGACAAACGACGACGGTACCTGTTGTACCACCTCTACGAGCAGGAGGGGCCGGTCGGTGTCGACGAACTCGTCGAGAAGATCGAAGAGTGGGAGGACGACCCGGGACGGGTCGGTCCGGACGACCGGTTCGAGAGAATCGCGGTCGATTTGAAACACACCCACCTTCCGAAGTCAGCCGACGTCGAATTCGTCCAGTACAATCCCGACGAGGGGGTCGTACAAATCCAGGGGACACCTCCAAAATTCGACATACTCGTGACGATCGCGCGATTGATCGAGGAGCCGGACGAGTGA
- a CDS encoding ferredoxin--NADP reductase produces the protein MKGTPVTVTSVTDVGSDTIAIELETPDGFDALPGQFVLLRAAPDDEEVARHYTLSSPTVDDTFELTVGIDPDGDLSPWLADREGGDTIHVEGPFGRITYDGTSDVVAVAGGPGVGAAVAIAEAAQDASHDAVVIYQAADPAHLDRLEALERAGATVVFVDDGADEDLAAAVAAHREAGQLYAFGFDDFVTAVAEAIDDAGGDPDDAQIENFG, from the coding sequence ATGAAGGGCACCCCAGTCACCGTCACATCAGTCACCGACGTCGGTTCCGACACCATCGCGATCGAACTCGAGACGCCCGACGGGTTCGACGCCCTGCCGGGCCAGTTCGTGTTACTCCGAGCGGCGCCCGACGACGAGGAAGTCGCTCGTCACTACACGCTCTCGTCACCGACCGTGGACGACACCTTCGAACTCACGGTCGGAATCGACCCCGACGGGGATCTCTCACCGTGGCTCGCCGACCGCGAAGGCGGCGATACCATCCACGTGGAAGGACCGTTCGGCCGGATCACGTACGACGGAACGAGCGACGTCGTCGCGGTCGCAGGCGGGCCCGGCGTCGGCGCGGCGGTCGCGATCGCGGAAGCCGCACAGGATGCGTCACACGACGCAGTCGTCATCTATCAGGCTGCTGATCCGGCTCACCTCGATCGTCTCGAGGCGCTCGAGCGGGCCGGCGCAACGGTCGTCTTCGTCGACGACGGTGCGGACGAGGACCTGGCAGCCGCAGTTGCGGCCCACCGAGAGGCGGGTCAGCTCTACGCGTTCGGCTTCGACGACTTCGTCACGGCCGTCGCCGAGGCCATCGACGACGCCGGCGGTGACCCCGACGACGCTCAGATCGAGAACTTCGGCTAA
- a CDS encoding 2-oxoacid:ferredoxin oxidoreductase subunit beta — MSSDVRFTDFKSDKQPTWCPGCGDFGTMNGMMKALANTGNDPDNTFVVAGIGCSGKIGTYMHSYALHGVHGRALPVGTGVKMARPDLEVMVAGGDGDGYSIGAGHFVHAVRRNVDMSYVVMDNRIYGLTKGQASPTSRSDFETSTTPEGPKQPPVNPLALALASGASFIAQSFASDALRHEEIVQEAIEHDGFGFVNVFSPCVTFNDVDTYDYFRDSLVDLQEEDHDPNDYEAAKKVILDSEKEYQGVMYQDENSVPYHEQHGVTEDMSDIPDGAPDGAMDLVREFY, encoded by the coding sequence ATGAGCTCCGACGTACGCTTTACCGACTTCAAATCCGACAAGCAGCCGACGTGGTGTCCCGGATGCGGCGACTTCGGGACGATGAACGGCATGATGAAAGCACTCGCGAACACCGGCAACGACCCGGACAATACGTTCGTCGTGGCCGGAATCGGCTGTTCCGGCAAGATCGGGACCTACATGCACAGCTACGCCCTCCACGGGGTCCACGGCCGTGCGCTCCCGGTCGGGACCGGCGTCAAGATGGCCCGTCCCGACCTCGAGGTGATGGTCGCTGGCGGCGACGGTGACGGCTACTCGATCGGTGCCGGTCACTTCGTCCACGCGGTGCGCCGTAACGTCGACATGTCCTACGTGGTCATGGACAACCGAATCTACGGCCTGACGAAGGGGCAGGCCTCGCCGACCTCGCGGTCGGACTTCGAAACGTCGACGACGCCAGAAGGACCGAAGCAACCGCCGGTCAATCCGCTCGCGCTCGCACTGGCTTCGGGTGCGTCGTTCATCGCCCAGTCGTTCGCATCGGACGCGTTGCGTCACGAAGAGATCGTCCAGGAAGCGATCGAACACGACGGGTTCGGCTTCGTCAACGTCTTCAGTCCCTGCGTCACGTTCAACGACGTCGACACCTACGACTACTTCCGCGACAGTCTCGTCGACCTCCAGGAAGAAGACCACGATCCGAACGATTACGAAGCCGCGAAGAAGGTCATCCTCGACAGCGAGAAGGAATATCAGGGCGTCATGTATCAGGACGAAAACTCGGTGCCGTATCACGAACAACACGGCGTCACCGAGGACATGTCCGACATTCCGGACGGTGCCCCCGACGGTGCGATGGACCTCGTCCGCGAATTCTACTAG
- a CDS encoding FAD-binding oxidoreductase gives MTYDCGFLEELSLSDDQYSFARERRESHATDFGTERNDGGGNLPDAVVWPERTDDVSAVLAAATDRGVPVTPYAAGTGLEGNAVPAHGGISLDLTRMDGVVDYRPDDFQIDVGPGIIGTAVDEYVAGDGLFFPPLPSSGDISTIGGMIATDASGMKTVRYGEIADWVLGLEAVLADGTVIETGSRAIKTSSGYNLTDLVVGSEGTLAVVTEATLSLAGRPEQIRGGRAIFETLDDAAAAVFDTIRTEVDVARIELVDGLSATMANDYLGSDLPDAPMVFLEFHANHGIEAEIELCRTIFDDHDVARFEMADDDAEMEDLWRARRELAYAVSNYDPDLESLHPGDVTVPISAYPDLVHEIKRLADEADLLVPCFGHAGDGNLHYGVLVDPDDAEQRERGERLYRAVVELALERGGTATGEHGIGQGKRASLEPEHGAGAVETMRTIKRALDPTDTLNPGKMFPETADGERVREPDC, from the coding sequence ATGACATACGACTGTGGGTTCCTCGAGGAACTCTCACTTTCGGACGACCAGTACTCGTTCGCTCGCGAGCGGCGGGAATCGCACGCGACCGACTTCGGGACGGAACGGAACGACGGCGGTGGAAATCTTCCGGACGCCGTCGTCTGGCCGGAACGGACCGACGACGTGTCGGCCGTGCTCGCCGCTGCGACCGACCGCGGCGTCCCCGTGACGCCGTACGCCGCTGGAACCGGACTCGAGGGGAACGCCGTTCCGGCCCACGGCGGGATCAGCCTCGATTTGACGCGAATGGACGGCGTCGTCGACTACCGACCCGACGACTTTCAGATCGACGTCGGCCCGGGAATCATCGGCACGGCCGTCGACGAGTACGTCGCCGGCGACGGGTTGTTCTTTCCACCGCTTCCGTCGTCGGGCGACATTTCGACGATCGGAGGCATGATCGCGACGGATGCGAGCGGCATGAAGACCGTCCGCTACGGCGAGATCGCGGACTGGGTCCTCGGCCTCGAGGCCGTTCTGGCCGACGGAACCGTCATCGAGACCGGTTCGCGGGCGATCAAGACCTCGAGCGGGTACAACCTGACTGATCTCGTCGTCGGCAGCGAGGGGACCCTCGCGGTCGTTACCGAGGCGACGCTCTCGCTCGCGGGTCGGCCCGAGCAGATTCGCGGGGGGCGGGCGATCTTCGAGACGCTCGACGACGCCGCAGCGGCCGTCTTCGATACGATCAGGACCGAGGTCGACGTCGCCCGAATCGAACTCGTCGACGGCCTGAGCGCGACCATGGCGAACGACTACCTCGGCAGCGACCTCCCCGACGCGCCGATGGTCTTTCTCGAGTTCCACGCCAACCACGGTATCGAGGCGGAGATCGAACTCTGTCGGACGATCTTCGACGATCACGACGTCGCCCGCTTCGAGATGGCCGACGACGACGCGGAGATGGAAGACCTCTGGCGGGCCCGACGAGAACTGGCATACGCCGTCTCGAACTACGACCCGGACCTCGAGTCCCTCCACCCCGGGGACGTGACGGTGCCGATAAGTGCCTATCCCGACCTCGTCCACGAGATCAAACGGCTGGCCGACGAGGCCGACCTGCTCGTTCCCTGTTTCGGCCACGCCGGTGACGGCAATCTCCACTACGGCGTTCTCGTAGATCCAGACGACGCCGAGCAACGCGAGCGCGGTGAGCGCCTCTATCGGGCCGTCGTCGAACTGGCGCTCGAGCGTGGCGGGACCGCGACCGGCGAACACGGTATCGGCCAGGGGAAACGGGCGTCCCTCGAGCCGGAACACGGTGCTGGGGCGGTCGAGACGATGCGGACGATCAAGCGAGCGCTCGATCCGACCGATACGCTCAATCCGGGCAAGATGTTCCCGGAGACGGCCGACGGAGAACGCGTTCGGGAGCCGGACTGCTGA
- a CDS encoding DUF7344 domain-containing protein codes for MIPLVRSPGSLTALGDTRHDDTDSAVDLLANRRRRAVLLSLDSTGGSATIQELAAEIAAEEIPAEPNVISDHGAVSARNRRAIQISLHHTHVPKLASADAVEYDAATKTVAMTDRGRTLLSRYEAVSRSPQRG; via the coding sequence ATGATTCCACTCGTCCGTTCGCCAGGCAGCCTCACCGCACTCGGTGACACGCGCCACGACGACACCGATTCGGCGGTGGATCTCCTCGCAAATCGACGACGACGTGCGGTCTTACTGTCTCTCGATTCGACCGGTGGTTCGGCCACCATCCAGGAGTTAGCCGCGGAGATCGCCGCGGAGGAGATACCCGCCGAACCGAACGTGATTTCGGACCACGGGGCGGTTTCCGCGCGAAATCGCCGCGCCATCCAGATTTCGTTACACCACACTCACGTGCCGAAACTGGCCTCAGCAGACGCGGTCGAATACGACGCCGCGACGAAGACGGTTGCGATGACCGATCGCGGCCGGACGCTCCTCTCTCGATACGAGGCCGTTTCCCGGTCGCCACAGCGCGGCTAG
- a CDS encoding NADPH:quinone reductase, with product MRALRLHEHGDADVLQVDEIDRPEPGETELLVEIAAAGVNPVDTYFRDGSYTPVDVPFSPGVDFAGVVSETGAAVEAFDEGDRVFGTGIGNGSFQGSAAEYATVPTDRVVHLPDGVDVTEAGAAGVAAVTAWRALIDHAELRPAEYCLIHGGSGGVGHAAVQIAAAVSARVITTAADAYHDALETYGTETVLDYSRDDLGDAVLEASDGGVDVVLDHRLDEYLQFDAEVAAANARVVGIGENEPDPGFTNDGPARSKDVSYQFMSMFNTPDLRVPLRGVAHLMQTEALSIAIDRAYDLEEAADAHRAVTTDSFFGKVVLEP from the coding sequence ATGCGAGCCCTGCGCCTTCACGAACACGGTGATGCGGACGTGCTCCAGGTCGACGAAATCGACCGGCCGGAACCCGGCGAGACCGAACTGCTAGTCGAAATCGCCGCTGCGGGCGTCAATCCAGTGGACACCTATTTTCGGGACGGGTCGTACACGCCGGTCGACGTTCCGTTTTCGCCCGGGGTCGACTTCGCGGGCGTCGTCAGCGAGACCGGCGCGGCCGTCGAGGCGTTCGACGAGGGTGACCGTGTGTTCGGCACCGGGATCGGCAACGGAAGCTTCCAGGGCTCCGCTGCAGAGTACGCGACGGTCCCGACCGATCGCGTGGTCCACCTTCCCGACGGCGTCGACGTGACCGAGGCGGGCGCCGCAGGCGTCGCCGCCGTCACGGCCTGGCGCGCGCTCATCGACCACGCCGAACTCCGACCGGCCGAATACTGCCTGATCCACGGCGGCTCCGGCGGCGTCGGCCACGCGGCCGTCCAGATCGCGGCCGCCGTCAGCGCACGGGTGATCACCACCGCAGCCGATGCGTACCACGACGCCCTGGAAACCTACGGGACCGAAACGGTGCTCGACTATAGCCGCGACGATCTGGGAGACGCCGTTCTCGAGGCATCCGACGGCGGCGTCGACGTCGTGCTGGATCACCGACTCGACGAGTACCTGCAGTTCGATGCGGAGGTCGCCGCGGCGAACGCCCGCGTCGTCGGCATCGGCGAGAACGAACCCGACCCCGGCTTTACGAACGACGGCCCGGCCCGGTCGAAAGACGTCTCCTACCAGTTTATGAGCATGTTCAACACGCCGGATCTTCGCGTTCCGCTGCGCGGAGTCGCACACCTGATGCAAACCGAGGCCCTCTCGATCGCTATCGACCGGGCGTACGACCTCGAGGAGGCCGCCGACGCGCACCGTGCCGTCACGACGGATAGTTTCTTCGGGAAAGTGGTTCTCGAACCGTAG